Proteins co-encoded in one Arthrobacter globiformis genomic window:
- a CDS encoding ABC transporter permease: protein MRAHPPEVSAAKARRWGAFYYAEQVLRVMKGYGWSIFLYSVGQPAAYLFAMGVGLATLVDTNAVSAFGGVSYIAFIAPALLVSAAVMTAANEFTFPVMDGFKWRRVYYGPHASPLTSEQIAAGQIIAVTLRFLLQSVIYFIIVAMFGASPSGWGWGSVLVATLAGLSFGLPLMAYAASIKEDKGQFAMVMRFIVMPLFLFSGTFFPLDTLPVLVRWIGWISPIWHGTELGRVMTFGYEESPVLTIIHVVFLLALAWFGWVLTKRQFIRRMGQ, encoded by the coding sequence TTGCGCGCCCACCCTCCCGAGGTGTCGGCCGCCAAGGCGCGTCGCTGGGGCGCCTTCTATTACGCCGAGCAGGTCCTGCGCGTCATGAAGGGGTACGGCTGGTCCATCTTCCTGTACAGCGTCGGCCAGCCCGCGGCGTACCTGTTCGCGATGGGCGTCGGCCTGGCCACGCTGGTGGACACCAACGCGGTCTCGGCGTTCGGCGGGGTCAGTTACATCGCGTTCATCGCCCCGGCGTTGCTGGTGTCTGCCGCGGTCATGACCGCAGCCAACGAATTCACGTTCCCGGTGATGGACGGCTTTAAATGGCGCCGGGTCTACTACGGTCCGCACGCCTCCCCGCTGACCTCCGAGCAGATCGCGGCCGGGCAAATCATCGCGGTGACACTGCGGTTCCTGCTGCAGTCCGTCATCTACTTCATCATCGTGGCCATGTTCGGCGCATCACCCAGTGGCTGGGGCTGGGGCTCCGTGCTGGTGGCAACCCTGGCCGGGCTCTCGTTCGGCTTGCCGCTCATGGCCTACGCGGCATCCATCAAGGAGGACAAAGGCCAGTTCGCCATGGTGATGCGGTTCATCGTCATGCCGCTGTTCCTGTTCTCCGGCACGTTTTTCCCGCTGGACACGCTGCCCGTGCTGGTCCGCTGGATCGGCTGGATCTCGCCCATCTGGCACGGCACTGAGCTGGGACGGGTAATGACGTTCGGCTACGAGGAATCCCCGGTGCTGACCATCATCCATGTCGTGTTCCTGCTGGCTCTGGCCTGGTTCGGCTGGGTCCTCACCAAGCGCCAATTCATCAGGAGGATGGGACAGTGA
- a CDS encoding ABC transporter permease produces the protein MTVLTQGHAVTEEVRNRRFGPLYSRNARAVIGRGLMATKSSNWLVMLSGFFEPVLFLISMGVGMGAVVGSVTGPGGQEISYAAYIAPALLAVSAMNGAVYDSTWNVFFKMNFARLYQGMLYTSLGPLDVAIGEIFLALLRGLLYATGFTAVMGLMGLITTPWALLMIPASVLIAFGFASFGMGITSFMKTFQQMDWVNFIMLPMFLFSATFYPLSVYPEYIQWLIQAMPLWHGVELLRQISAASFTPATAVHVGYYLVMIVLGLMLTTGRLRSLFLK, from the coding sequence GTGACAGTCCTGACCCAGGGCCACGCCGTCACAGAGGAAGTCCGGAACCGGCGCTTCGGCCCGCTGTACTCCCGCAACGCCCGTGCGGTGATCGGGCGCGGGCTGATGGCCACCAAGAGCAGCAACTGGCTGGTCATGCTGTCCGGGTTCTTCGAGCCGGTGCTGTTCCTGATTTCGATGGGCGTCGGGATGGGCGCCGTGGTGGGCTCCGTCACCGGTCCCGGCGGCCAGGAGATCAGCTACGCGGCGTACATCGCACCGGCGCTCCTGGCGGTTTCGGCCATGAACGGGGCGGTGTACGACTCCACCTGGAACGTCTTCTTCAAGATGAACTTCGCCAGGCTCTACCAGGGGATGCTGTACACGTCGCTCGGGCCCCTGGACGTGGCCATCGGCGAGATCTTCCTGGCGCTGCTGCGCGGCCTGCTGTACGCGACCGGGTTCACGGCGGTCATGGGGCTGATGGGCCTGATCACCACTCCGTGGGCACTGCTGATGATTCCGGCCTCGGTGCTGATCGCCTTCGGGTTTGCCAGCTTCGGCATGGGCATCACGAGCTTCATGAAGACTTTCCAGCAGATGGACTGGGTGAACTTCATCATGCTGCCGATGTTCCTCTTCAGTGCCACCTTCTACCCGCTGAGCGTCTACCCGGAGTACATCCAGTGGCTGATCCAGGCCATGCCGCTGTGGCACGGGGTGGAGCTGCTGCGGCAGATCAGCGCTGCCTCCTTCACCCCGGCCACGGCCGTCCACGTGGGCTACTACCTGGTGATGATCGTCCTGGGCCTCATGCTCACCACCGGCAGGCTGCGGAGCCTGTTCCTGAAGTAG
- a CDS encoding exodeoxyribonuclease III: MSSALKKDHLRIATVNVNGLRAAYKKGMGEWLATREVDILTLQEVRAPDAIVRQLIGEGWHILHAEAEAKGRAGVAIASREEPLVTRDHIGDDYFATAGRWVEADFRVRDAEGNASQLTVVSAYVHSGEAGTPKQEDKYRFLDVMSTRLPELTKHSDHALVTGDLNVGHTELDIKNWKGNVKRAGFLPEERAYFDRFFGEEIGWKDVHRGLAGNVNGPYTWWSQRGQAFDNDTGWRIDYHLATPALAAAAVSAVVDRAPSWDTRFSDHAPLVVDYRL; this comes from the coding sequence GTGAGCTCGGCATTGAAGAAGGACCACCTTCGCATCGCAACAGTCAACGTCAACGGCCTCCGGGCTGCCTACAAAAAGGGCATGGGCGAATGGCTTGCGACCCGCGAAGTGGACATCCTGACCCTGCAGGAAGTCCGGGCCCCTGACGCCATCGTGCGCCAGCTCATCGGCGAAGGGTGGCACATCCTGCACGCCGAAGCCGAGGCCAAGGGCCGTGCCGGCGTCGCCATCGCCTCCCGCGAGGAGCCCCTCGTCACCCGCGACCACATCGGCGATGACTACTTTGCCACTGCCGGCCGCTGGGTGGAGGCTGACTTCCGGGTCCGCGACGCCGAAGGCAATGCGTCCCAGCTGACCGTCGTGAGCGCCTACGTGCACTCCGGCGAGGCGGGCACTCCCAAGCAGGAGGACAAATACCGCTTCCTGGATGTCATGAGCACTCGCCTGCCCGAGCTCACCAAGCACAGCGACCACGCCCTGGTCACGGGTGACCTGAATGTCGGCCACACCGAGCTGGACATCAAGAACTGGAAGGGCAACGTCAAGCGTGCCGGCTTCCTGCCGGAGGAGCGCGCCTACTTTGACCGCTTCTTCGGTGAGGAGATCGGCTGGAAGGATGTTCACAGGGGCCTGGCGGGTAACGTCAATGGCCCCTACACCTGGTGGTCGCAGCGCGGCCAGGCCTTCGACAACGACACCGGCTGGCGCATTGACTACCACCTGGCCACCCCCGCCCTCGCGGCCGCAGCAGTTTCGGCCGTCGTGGACCGGGCGCCCTCGTGGGACACCCGCTTCTCTGACCATGCCCCGCTGGTAGTGGACTACCGGCTCTAG
- the trpS gene encoding tryptophan--tRNA ligase: protein MTSTSTVTDTAAQPEPANGTQPAAGIRHRILSGMQPSADSLHLGNYLGALVNWVRMQDEYDAIFFIPDLHAITVPQDPAELARRTRVTAAQYIAGGVDVDKCTLFVQSQVPEHAQLAWVLNCITGFGEASRMTQFKDKALRQGSDYASVGLFTYPILQAADILLYQPHGVPVGEDQRQHVELSRDLAARFNTRFGETFTVPEPFIQKESAKIYDLQLPTAKMSKSAESPNGLINLLDDPKVTAKRIKSAVTDAETEIRFDRETKPGVSNLLTIYSAITGQTVDQLVAAYEGKMYGHLKVDLAEVVTERLTPIRDRANELLADPAELDRLLAHGADKARAIASATLADVYAKTGFLPYAGAR, encoded by the coding sequence ATGACCTCCACTTCCACCGTGACCGACACAGCTGCGCAGCCCGAACCAGCAAACGGCACCCAGCCGGCTGCCGGGATCCGGCACCGCATCCTGTCCGGCATGCAGCCCTCCGCCGATTCCCTGCACCTTGGCAACTATCTCGGCGCCCTCGTGAACTGGGTGCGGATGCAGGATGAGTACGACGCCATCTTCTTCATCCCGGACCTGCACGCGATCACGGTCCCGCAGGACCCCGCGGAACTGGCGCGCCGGACACGGGTCACGGCGGCGCAGTACATCGCCGGCGGCGTGGACGTGGACAAGTGCACCCTGTTCGTCCAGTCCCAGGTGCCTGAACACGCCCAGCTGGCCTGGGTCCTGAACTGCATCACGGGCTTCGGCGAAGCGTCCCGCATGACCCAGTTCAAGGACAAGGCGCTCCGGCAGGGCTCGGACTATGCAAGCGTCGGTCTCTTCACCTACCCGATCCTGCAGGCCGCGGACATTCTGCTCTACCAGCCGCACGGCGTACCGGTCGGTGAGGACCAGCGCCAGCACGTGGAGCTCAGCCGCGACCTCGCCGCCCGGTTCAACACCCGGTTCGGCGAGACGTTCACCGTTCCGGAGCCCTTTATCCAGAAGGAATCGGCGAAGATCTACGACCTGCAGCTTCCCACCGCCAAGATGTCCAAGTCCGCGGAGTCGCCCAACGGCCTGATCAACCTGCTCGATGACCCCAAGGTCACCGCCAAACGGATCAAGTCCGCCGTGACCGACGCGGAGACTGAGATCCGGTTCGACCGGGAAACGAAGCCCGGCGTGTCGAACCTGCTGACCATTTACTCGGCCATCACCGGGCAGACCGTCGACCAACTGGTAGCCGCCTACGAAGGCAAGATGTACGGCCACCTCAAGGTGGACCTTGCCGAGGTGGTGACCGAGCGGCTGACCCCGATCCGCGACCGCGCCAACGAACTCCTCGCCGACCCGGCGGAGCTGGACCGGCTGCTTGCCCACGGTGCCGACAAGGCCCGCGCAATCGCCTCTGCCACCCTCGCAGACGTCTATGCCAAGACCGGATTCCTGCCATATGCCGGAGCCCGCTAG
- a CDS encoding 2'-5' RNA ligase family protein, with protein MPANSGVSNGMSLGVILGFPPEIAEELQRWRASFGDPMATVIPAHITLVTTTPTHDWEAARDHVRAVARTQAPFMVTICGTGSFRPVSPVVFIRVEEGFQECVDLHEKLQTGPLERELPFAYHPHVTIAHDVAPESLDEAETVLKDYRATFPVVSMGLYEHDTDGIWQLREELDFGTEPDDQRDSLRATNADGATAPH; from the coding sequence ATGCCCGCCAACAGCGGAGTCAGCAACGGAATGAGCCTCGGGGTCATTCTGGGCTTCCCGCCTGAAATCGCCGAGGAACTGCAGCGGTGGCGGGCATCCTTCGGAGACCCCATGGCCACCGTCATCCCGGCGCACATCACCCTCGTCACCACCACCCCCACGCATGACTGGGAAGCGGCCCGGGACCACGTGCGGGCGGTGGCCCGGACGCAGGCGCCCTTCATGGTGACCATCTGCGGAACTGGGTCCTTCCGGCCCGTCTCCCCGGTGGTTTTCATCAGGGTGGAGGAGGGCTTCCAGGAGTGTGTCGACCTCCACGAAAAGCTCCAGACCGGACCGCTCGAACGTGAGCTGCCCTTTGCCTACCATCCCCATGTGACCATTGCCCACGACGTCGCACCGGAGAGCCTCGATGAGGCGGAAACGGTGCTGAAAGACTACAGGGCGACCTTCCCGGTGGTTAGCATGGGACTCTACGAGCACGACACCGACGGTATTTGGCAGCTACGGGAAGAGCTTGACTTTGGTACCGAACCAGACGACCAACGGGACTCCCTCCGAGCAACAAACGCCGACGGAGCCACCGCTCCCCACTGA
- a CDS encoding YihY/virulence factor BrkB family protein, which translates to MEWGKARRSGQGTFPQLMALVQFLQARLNTVRPIRVLQHYTRQHGPLMSAGTGFNMFFSITGLLATGFSIAGLALRGQPALLDQIIASVAETAPGLLKVDGGDGLVDPKDLLNPDGLGWTAVIAAVVTVVTSLGWIAGLREGLRGVMMLGPRKLNPVVLKLRDAGTLLLLGGALVISSGASLVFGTAAGWAMEQLRLDPVVAGPTAALIKIAVPLLLNWITALIMFRLAGGLKLSRQALLEGTILAGVGTTVLQVFSTELLAGAGRNPILAPFAIIIGLLIWFNLVSQVYLVAASWSAIREEDLKAAPATKNTGWGSRQVQPGKTPVERHQPAEHPRPVAVSVRRRGTGRPTPR; encoded by the coding sequence GTGGAGTGGGGCAAAGCCCGGAGGTCCGGCCAGGGGACCTTCCCCCAGCTCATGGCCCTGGTCCAGTTTCTGCAGGCCCGGCTGAACACCGTCCGTCCCATTCGGGTGCTGCAGCACTACACCCGGCAGCACGGACCGCTGATGAGTGCGGGCACCGGCTTCAACATGTTCTTCTCCATCACTGGCCTCCTGGCCACTGGGTTCTCCATTGCGGGGCTGGCCCTGCGCGGCCAGCCCGCGCTCCTGGACCAGATCATCGCCAGCGTGGCCGAAACCGCGCCGGGTTTGCTGAAGGTCGACGGCGGTGACGGCCTGGTGGATCCGAAGGACCTGCTGAACCCCGACGGGCTCGGCTGGACGGCGGTCATCGCCGCCGTCGTTACCGTCGTTACGTCCCTGGGCTGGATCGCCGGCCTGCGCGAGGGGCTCCGGGGAGTGATGATGCTGGGCCCGCGCAAGCTCAATCCGGTGGTCCTCAAACTGCGCGACGCCGGTACGCTGCTGCTTCTAGGGGGCGCCCTGGTCATCAGCTCGGGCGCGTCCCTCGTGTTCGGCACCGCGGCGGGCTGGGCGATGGAGCAGCTCCGCCTGGACCCCGTAGTGGCAGGGCCGACGGCAGCGCTGATCAAGATCGCCGTACCGCTGCTCCTGAACTGGATCACCGCACTCATCATGTTCCGCCTGGCCGGCGGCCTGAAGCTGTCCCGGCAGGCGCTGCTGGAAGGGACCATCCTCGCCGGCGTGGGCACCACAGTCCTGCAGGTCTTCAGCACCGAACTGCTCGCCGGTGCCGGACGCAACCCCATCCTTGCGCCGTTTGCCATCATCATCGGGCTGCTGATCTGGTTCAACCTGGTCAGCCAGGTCTACCTCGTGGCGGCGTCATGGTCAGCCATCCGCGAGGAGGACCTGAAGGCCGCTCCGGCCACCAAAAACACCGGCTGGGGGTCACGGCAGGTACAGCCGGGAAAGACGCCGGTGGAACGGCACCAGCCGGCCGAGCATCCGCGCCCCGTGGCGGTCAGTGTCCGGCGTCGAGGTACTGGTCGGCCCACGCCGCGATAA
- a CDS encoding alpha/beta hydrolase family protein: MSRSEKVSFEGTTGELLSGILDVPDGPVKGWGVFSHGFTLGKDSPAASRMCKALADNGIGMLRFDNVGLGGSAGQWSAGSFSHKVADTVRAAEYMRAEGRAISLLVGHSFGGAAVLAAASEIPELDAVATVGAPFSPKHVAHVFDAALDKILSEGSAEVDLGGKRVEIRRHFVEDLENADLTDCIRRLHKPLMVLHSPTDNTVGIENASTIFQTARHPRNFVSLEGSDHLLTGKGQAARAAKIIAAWADQYLDAGH; this comes from the coding sequence GTGTCCCGCTCCGAAAAAGTCTCGTTCGAAGGCACCACCGGTGAACTGCTGTCCGGCATCCTCGATGTGCCGGACGGCCCGGTGAAGGGCTGGGGCGTCTTTTCGCACGGCTTCACGCTGGGCAAGGACAGCCCCGCGGCGTCCCGGATGTGCAAGGCGCTGGCGGACAACGGGATCGGCATGCTGCGCTTCGACAACGTGGGCCTCGGCGGCTCCGCTGGGCAGTGGTCCGCAGGCTCCTTCAGTCACAAGGTGGCGGACACCGTCCGGGCGGCAGAGTACATGCGGGCCGAGGGCCGGGCCATCTCCCTGCTAGTGGGGCATTCCTTCGGGGGCGCCGCCGTGCTCGCGGCCGCGTCGGAAATCCCGGAACTCGATGCGGTCGCCACGGTCGGGGCGCCGTTCTCCCCTAAACATGTCGCCCACGTCTTCGATGCGGCGCTGGACAAGATCCTCAGCGAAGGCAGCGCCGAGGTGGACCTGGGCGGAAAGCGCGTAGAGATCCGCAGGCACTTCGTGGAGGACCTCGAGAACGCCGACCTCACGGACTGCATCCGGCGCCTGCATAAGCCCCTGATGGTCCTGCACTCCCCCACGGACAACACCGTGGGCATCGAGAACGCCAGCACGATATTCCAGACGGCCCGCCATCCGCGGAACTTCGTCTCGCTGGAGGGCAGCGACCACCTGCTGACCGGCAAGGGGCAGGCCGCGCGGGCCGCGAAGATTATCGCGGCGTGGGCCGACCAGTACCTCGACGCCGGACACTGA
- a CDS encoding succinate dehydrogenase iron-sulfur subunit, whose amino-acid sequence MSAELAEPASKIELPAGVGGGGEIPTFDITLRVRRYDPEVSAEARWDDFKLTMYGTDRVLDALHKIKWEVDGSVSFRRSCAHGVCGSDAMRINGRNRLACKTLLKDLDTSKPITVEPIKGLPVEKDLIVDMEPFFQSFREVMPFLINKGHEPTKERLQSAEDRERFDDTTKCILCAACTSSCPVFWTDGQYFGPAAIVNAHRFIFDSRDDAGDMRLEILNDKEGVWRCRTTFNCSEACPRGIQVTQAIAEVKQAILARKI is encoded by the coding sequence ATGTCCGCTGAACTTGCTGAGCCAGCCTCCAAGATCGAACTTCCCGCCGGTGTTGGCGGCGGCGGGGAAATCCCGACGTTCGACATCACCCTGCGCGTCCGCCGCTACGACCCCGAGGTTTCCGCCGAAGCCCGCTGGGACGACTTCAAGCTGACCATGTACGGCACAGACCGCGTGCTGGACGCCCTGCACAAGATCAAGTGGGAAGTGGACGGCAGCGTCTCCTTCCGCCGCTCCTGCGCCCACGGCGTCTGCGGTTCCGATGCCATGCGCATCAATGGCCGCAACCGCCTCGCCTGCAAGACGCTGCTGAAGGACCTGGACACGTCCAAGCCCATCACCGTTGAGCCCATCAAGGGCCTGCCGGTGGAGAAGGACCTGATCGTGGACATGGAGCCGTTCTTCCAGTCCTTCCGCGAGGTCATGCCGTTCCTCATCAACAAGGGCCACGAGCCCACAAAGGAACGCCTGCAGTCCGCCGAGGATCGTGAGCGCTTCGACGACACCACCAAGTGCATCCTGTGCGCCGCGTGCACGTCCTCCTGCCCGGTGTTCTGGACCGATGGCCAGTACTTCGGCCCGGCAGCGATCGTGAACGCCCACCGGTTCATCTTCGACTCCCGTGACGACGCCGGCGACATGCGCCTGGAGATCCTCAACGACAAGGAAGGCGTGTGGCGCTGCCGCACCACCTTCAACTGCTCCGAGGCATGCCCTCGCGGCATCCAGGTCACGCAGGCCATCGCAGAGGTCAAGCAGGCCATTCTGGCCCGCAAGATCTAA
- the sdhA gene encoding succinate dehydrogenase flavoprotein subunit, with the protein MQVHKYDVVIVGAGGAGMRAAIESGQRARTAVLTKLYPTRSHTGAAQGGMCAALANVEEDNWEWHTFDTIKGGDYLVDQDAAEVMAKEAIDAVLDLEKMGLPFNRTPEGRIDQRRFGGHTRDHGKAPVRRACYAADRTGHMILQTLYQNCVKHNVEFYNEYYVLDLLTVEEDAVREDGTPFKQKRVAGVVSYDLASGELHVFQAKSVVFASGGAGKVFKTTSNAHTLTGDGMGIAFRRGIPLEDMEFFQFHPTGLAGLGILLSEAARGEGAILRNSEGERFMERYAPTIKDLAPRDIVARSMANEVREGRGCGPNKDYVLLDLTHLEPAHIDAKLPDITEFARTYLGVEPYTEPVPVFPTAHYAMGGIPTNITTEVLQDNDTVVPGLYAAGEVACVSVHGSNRLGTNSLLDINVFGKRAGIAAAEYAKTADFVELPENPEAFTIELLDVARNANGTEKVSAIRKELQDTMDANMQVFRTADTLNQVLKDIESFEERYKRINVQDKGKRFNLDLLEAVELGFLLELARVMTVAALHREESRGGHFREDFPERDDEKFMKHSMAYKEDHAPADGSAEEAIAGVRLATKPVVFTRYEPMVRKY; encoded by the coding sequence ATGCAGGTCCATAAGTACGACGTCGTCATCGTCGGTGCCGGTGGCGCCGGGATGCGCGCCGCGATCGAATCCGGTCAGCGTGCGCGAACAGCAGTACTGACCAAGCTGTACCCCACCCGCTCCCACACGGGTGCGGCGCAGGGCGGCATGTGTGCAGCCCTGGCCAATGTCGAGGAAGACAACTGGGAATGGCACACCTTCGACACCATTAAGGGCGGCGACTACCTGGTTGACCAGGACGCCGCCGAGGTCATGGCCAAAGAGGCCATCGACGCGGTACTGGACCTCGAGAAGATGGGCCTGCCGTTCAACCGCACGCCCGAGGGCCGCATCGACCAGCGCCGCTTCGGCGGCCACACCCGTGACCACGGCAAGGCTCCGGTGCGCCGCGCGTGCTACGCCGCCGACCGCACGGGCCACATGATCCTCCAAACCCTGTACCAAAACTGCGTCAAGCACAACGTTGAGTTCTACAACGAGTACTACGTCCTGGACCTCCTGACCGTCGAGGAAGACGCCGTCCGCGAGGACGGCACGCCGTTCAAGCAGAAGCGCGTTGCCGGCGTCGTGTCCTACGACCTCGCCTCCGGCGAGCTGCACGTGTTCCAGGCCAAGTCCGTGGTGTTCGCCTCCGGCGGCGCCGGCAAAGTCTTCAAGACCACCTCCAATGCCCACACCCTGACCGGTGACGGCATGGGCATCGCGTTCCGCCGCGGCATCCCCCTGGAGGACATGGAGTTCTTCCAGTTCCACCCGACCGGCCTCGCAGGCCTGGGCATCCTCCTCTCCGAAGCTGCCCGCGGTGAAGGCGCCATCCTGCGTAACTCCGAGGGTGAACGCTTCATGGAGCGCTACGCCCCCACCATTAAGGACCTCGCCCCGCGTGACATCGTGGCCCGCTCCATGGCCAACGAGGTGCGTGAAGGACGCGGCTGCGGACCGAACAAGGACTACGTGCTCCTTGACCTGACGCACCTTGAGCCGGCCCACATCGACGCCAAGCTGCCGGACATCACCGAGTTCGCCCGCACCTACCTCGGCGTGGAGCCCTATACGGAGCCGGTTCCCGTCTTCCCGACGGCGCATTACGCTATGGGCGGCATCCCGACGAACATCACCACCGAGGTCCTGCAGGACAACGACACCGTGGTTCCGGGCCTCTACGCTGCCGGCGAGGTGGCCTGCGTTTCCGTGCACGGCTCCAACCGCCTGGGCACCAACTCCCTGCTGGACATCAACGTGTTCGGCAAGCGCGCCGGCATTGCGGCCGCAGAGTACGCCAAGACGGCTGACTTCGTGGAGCTGCCGGAGAACCCGGAAGCGTTCACCATCGAGCTGCTGGATGTGGCCCGCAACGCGAACGGCACCGAGAAGGTCTCCGCGATCCGCAAGGAACTGCAGGACACCATGGATGCCAACATGCAGGTGTTCCGCACCGCTGACACGCTCAACCAGGTCCTGAAGGACATCGAGTCCTTCGAGGAGCGGTACAAGCGCATTAACGTCCAGGACAAGGGCAAGCGCTTTAACCTGGATCTGCTGGAGGCCGTTGAGCTCGGCTTCCTGCTGGAACTGGCACGGGTCATGACGGTTGCTGCCCTGCACCGTGAGGAATCCCGCGGCGGCCACTTCCGCGAGGACTTCCCGGAACGTGACGACGAAAAATTCATGAAGCACTCCATGGCGTACAAAGAAGACCACGCACCGGCCGACGGTTCCGCGGAGGAGGCAATCGCCGGTGTGCGGCTTGCCACCAAGCCAGTTGTCTTTACGCGCTACGAGCCGATGGTGAGGAAGTACTAA
- a CDS encoding succinate dehydrogenase hydrophobic membrane anchor subunit, with amino-acid sequence MSATEIQPPRSGQIGGKPESGKIDPKYRRNGSSRGNFEMLAWLFMRLSGVVLVVLIFGHLIVNLLVGEGIHAIDFGFVAGKWADPFWQFWDLAMLWLAMLHGTNGVRTIINDYAEKDSTRFWLKMVLYAASAVIIILGTLVIFTFNPCPVVDGVQLPGGFCPA; translated from the coding sequence ATGTCTGCTACTGAGATCCAGCCCCCGCGCAGCGGACAGATCGGCGGCAAGCCCGAGTCCGGCAAGATCGACCCGAAGTACCGCCGCAACGGCAGCTCGCGTGGCAATTTCGAAATGCTGGCCTGGCTGTTCATGCGTCTCTCCGGCGTGGTCCTGGTTGTGCTGATCTTCGGCCACCTCATCGTGAACCTCCTGGTGGGCGAGGGTATCCACGCCATCGACTTCGGCTTCGTTGCCGGCAAGTGGGCAGATCCGTTCTGGCAGTTCTGGGATCTGGCCATGCTGTGGCTCGCCATGCTGCACGGCACTAACGGCGTGCGAACCATCATCAACGACTACGCCGAGAAGGACTCCACCCGCTTCTGGCTCAAGATGGTCCTCTACGCAGCCTCCGCCGTCATCATCATCCTCGGCACCCTGGTGATCTTCACCTTCAACCCGTGCCCGGTAGTGGACGGCGTCCAGCTGCCCGGCGGCTTCTGCCCCGCGTAG
- the sdhC gene encoding succinate dehydrogenase, cytochrome b556 subunit: MPTKPAGTLYRGREGMWSWVGHRITGVVIFFFLLVHVLDTSLVRVSPEAYTAVIGAYKNPLMALGETGLVAAIVFHAFNGLRIIAVDFWKKGAKYQRQMLWVVLGLWVVTMVAFAIRHLSLALGGH; this comes from the coding sequence GTGCCGACGAAACCAGCTGGCACCTTGTACCGCGGCCGTGAAGGCATGTGGTCTTGGGTTGGACACCGCATTACTGGTGTAGTGATCTTTTTCTTCTTGTTGGTCCATGTGCTGGACACCTCGCTGGTGAGGGTGTCGCCTGAGGCCTACACCGCCGTAATCGGTGCCTACAAGAACCCGCTGATGGCCCTGGGTGAAACGGGCCTCGTCGCAGCGATCGTGTTCCACGCCTTCAACGGCCTGCGGATCATCGCCGTCGATTTCTGGAAGAAGGGCGCCAAGTACCAGCGTCAGATGCTCTGGGTGGTGCTGGGCCTGTGGGTCGTCACCATGGTCGCCTTCGCCATCCGCCACCTGTCCCTCGCGCTCGGAGGTCACTAA